The Bacteroidales bacterium genome contains the following window.
ATGGATTTACAGTAATTACTTTTGTTGATAAATCTCCATCACCGCAGGAATTATGTCCTTTTACAGTAATATTCCCCGAAACTGCCGATGTGCTGTAATTCACAGTAATACTGTTTGTTGTGCTTGTTCCGTTTGCACCGGTTGGCAATGTCCAAACGTATGAGGTTGCATTTGTGATTGTTGGTACAGTGTAAGTTACAGAACTTTGTCCTTGGCAAACAGTCGCTGCCCCTGAAATAGTACCAGCAGCTGCCGGAAATACCATGCATCCGGTACAGACAATAGGATTAACAACAATGGATGTAAAAATATCAGGATTGCTAAGACCCGGGAATGAATACCATGTATCATTATATTTCAGAAATCCTGAATTTATTGAGCTTGCTCTAGATTTTACTTGTATTAAGTTAAAAGTATCAGTAGGAGTGTTATAATAAATTTGATAGCCGACATATACATCTGATCCTGTAAAAGTAACAGGATTGTCAAATTCGATATAATTAATATCATAGGGAGTTAATAAACTAATAGCAATATCTTTTGATCCTAACACGGTTCCCGGTGTAGCCCCGCCCCCCTGATAAACATTAAATGTAACCTTGTGATTGCCTCCTGTTCCACCGCTATATGCATCACCAACATATACTTCAAGACCCGTAATGTTCGGGTTTGTCAATCCTGTATAATACTCGGCAAATTCCGTCATCGAATAAGAATTATGCCCGGTCCATGTACCCCACTGTCCTGAACCGAATCCATAAAGAGTAAGGGTATCTGTGGATAGTATGTTGGTAAGGGTGTCGCAACCGGCAACAGGGGTGCCTGTGGTAGTTGCATTACCTGTTAATCCGGGGGTTTTAAAACAAATGTTAGTTGTATTGTATTCGAAAATAGCGAAATGATAGGCTGTTGCTGTTGATAAGCCGGTTACATTCACAGAAGTCCCCGTGCCTTTATAAACAACATAATTACCGTTGCCTATCTGGGTGCCGCTTCCAAAAGCCGCGTTTGCGGTATAAGTTGTACCGTTTTCAGGAGTTGCATTTACAGCGCTTCCGGCTCTTGCAACGACCAGTACGCCGCCGGTTCCGTTGCCGCGCGTCCAGCCAACAGTCATCGAATTATCTGTTATTGCAGAAGAGGTAAATGAGCTCGCTTGGGTTGACGGCGGTGTACATGTGCATCCGGTTCTGTAATTAGCGATAACAGATTTCAGTTCTCTTATGGTCCTTGCATTATCTCCGTCTAGTGCATCACCGGCAGGATATCCATTATCCTGAAGGCTTGGATTGGAAAATAAGGTCACTTCGGCGGCATCAATACCATCGTCAAAATAGGAACCGTCGTTATAAGTCATAATTGAGCAGTACTTCTCTGTTGAACTTCCCCAGCGCCAACCGGCAGAATAGGTAAATATTCCCGGACCTTCCTGGAAATTTTGTTCTTTGTGGTGACCACATCCCATATTGTGCCCTATTTCATGGATTGTTGTAGTTGACCAGCTTGCCTGCTGCACTCTGGTTAATGAAAAGGCATAATCAGGTTGGCCTGTGGATTGACTTAAAACCCAGCCCAAACCGCCTGTAAAATCAATATTTTCTAATAATACAACCACATCGGCACAATAGGTGTCCCTTAAGGTATGTGCATCGTCCATAATACCATCACTGGGATCTGTAAGATAATACAAATCGTCATTAGAATTAAGCTCCGTATAATCTATCTGTTCAGAATGAACAAGCTGTACGGTTAACTCTATATTGCTATTATCAAGGGCTGTCTGAGCATATTGCATTATACCACTAATCGTATTATTAATACTGCCTTCATATGTGCTGGCCCATGAAGCTGCTGAGGGAGTATAAAGAATCATTAAGGTTATGATATCCTGCGCTTTTGTGCTTTTTAACGGATCAGAATTATGTAAAACAGGATTACCGTTTTTGATTCCAATATCATAGGGCTTAATATTTAAGGAATTTTGTTGAGTCTTTTTTTTTAGATTATCCATTGGTTGATTATCAACCGGAGGAATGAGAGATGGGCTCCCCGGTAATGCTTTTTGTTTTGATTTATCAATTTGCAATAAATAATATTTATTAGTCTGATGGTCATATCTCGACAAAAACAGTTCGTTATTTTCAGGCACATCAATTTTTATAAAACTTTTACTGTCAAAAGTTGAAATGATACAATATCCATAATTATAATCTATTAACCGGGCCCGGATTGCAAGTGTGCCGTTCACATCAACTTCAATTTTGTCAATATATGCTTTGTATTGCTTATTGCTAAACAGATATAACAAGATCGTGTCATCCACACCGATGAATTCTTTACTCTGAAAGACCGGGTTTATTTCAAGTTCCCTGATTCTTGTTGCATTATCAAAGCTGACATTATTTTTTGTTTCAAAATTTGAAATTTTATTAAAAACATCATCCCCTTTATTTAAATTGAAGGTTTTGTTTTGGGCGATACTAATATTAACTACAAAAGTCAATACTATCAAGGAAAGCATGAGATTTTTCATACAAATTAAATTTTTTACTTA
Protein-coding sequences here:
- a CDS encoding zinc-dependent metalloprotease, which codes for MKNLMLSLIVLTFVVNISIAQNKTFNLNKGDDVFNKISNFETKNNVSFDNATRIRELEINPVFQSKEFIGVDDTILLYLFSNKQYKAYIDKIEVDVNGTLAIRARLIDYNYGYCIISTFDSKSFIKIDVPENNELFLSRYDHQTNKYYLLQIDKSKQKALPGSPSLIPPVDNQPMDNLKKKTQQNSLNIKPYDIGIKNGNPVLHNSDPLKSTKAQDIITLMILYTPSAASWASTYEGSINNTISGIMQYAQTALDNSNIELTVQLVHSEQIDYTELNSNDDLYYLTDPSDGIMDDAHTLRDTYCADVVVLLENIDFTGGLGWVLSQSTGQPDYAFSLTRVQQASWSTTTIHEIGHNMGCGHHKEQNFQEGPGIFTYSAGWRWGSSTEKYCSIMTYNDGSYFDDGIDAAEVTLFSNPSLQDNGYPAGDALDGDNARTIRELKSVIANYRTGCTCTPPSTQASSFTSSAITDNSMTVGWTRGNGTGGVLVVARAGSAVNATPENGTTYTANAAFGSGTQIGNGNYVVYKGTGTSVNVTGLSTATAYHFAIFEYNTTNICFKTPGLTGNATTTGTPVAGCDTLTNILSTDTLTLYGFGSGQWGTWTGHNSYSMTEFAEYYTGLTNPNITGLEVYVGDAYSGGTGGNHKVTFNVYQGGGATPGTVLGSKDIAISLLTPYDINYIEFDNPVTFTGSDVYVGYQIYYNTPTDTFNLIQVKSRASSINSGFLKYNDTWYSFPGLSNPDIFTSIVVNPIVCTGCMVFPAAAGTISGAATVCQGQSSVTYTVPTITNATSYVWTLPTGANGTSTTNSITVNYSTSAVSGNITVKGHNSCGDGDLSTKVITVNP